In a genomic window of Poecilia reticulata strain Guanapo linkage group LG22, Guppy_female_1.0+MT, whole genome shotgun sequence:
- the chp1 gene encoding calcineurin B homologous protein 1: MGSRASTLLREEEIEEIKKETGFSHSQITRLYSRFTSLDKGENGTLSREDFQRIPELAINPLGDRIINAFFPEGEDQVNFKGFMRTLAHFRPIEDNEKNKNLPATEPLNSRTNKLLFAFRLYDLDRDDKISRDELLQVLRMMVGVNISDDQLGSIADRTIQEADTNGDSCISFQEFMKVLEKVDVEQKMSIRFLH, from the exons ATGGGGTCCAGAGCGTCCACGTTactcagagaagaagaaattgAAGAAATCAAGAAGGAAACAGGCt TCTCCCACAGCCAGATCACCCGCCTGTACAGCCGCTTCACCAGCCTGGATAAAGGAGAAAACGGAACACTCAG TCGAGAAGATTTCCAGAGGATCCCAGAGTTGGCCATCAATCCTCTTGGGGACAGAATCATCAATGCCTTTTTTCCCGAAGG GGAGGATCAGGTGAACTTCAAGGGCTTCATGCGCACCTTGGCGCACTTCAGACCCATCGAGGACAACGAGAAGAACAAGAACCTGCCCGCCACCGAGCCGCTCAACAGCAGGACAAACAAGCTGCTCT ttgcTTTCCGTCTGTACGACCTGGACAGAGACGACAAGATCTCCCGGGACgagctgctgcag GTCCTTCGGATGATGGTCGGCGTAAACATTTCGGACGACCAGCTCGGAAGCATTGCTGATAGGACCATCCAGGAGGCCGATACCAACGGAGACAGCTGTATTTCCTTTCAAGAATTTATGAAG GTTTTGGAAAAGGTGGACGTGGAACAGAAAATGAGCATCCGGTTCCTCCACtaa
- the lgmn gene encoding legumain, with the protein MRQSVLLALLGLSVGLVLGYPAPEEPDSGKHWVVIVAGSNGWYNYRHQADVCHAYQIVHRNGIPDEQIVVMMYDDLAQNQENPTPGILINKPNGSDVYKGVLKDYVGDDVTPENFLAVLKGDASAVKGGSGKVLKSGPNDHVFVYFTDHGAPGILAFPDDDLHVEDLQSAIQYMHQKKMYKKMVFYIEACESGSMMTKLPDNIDVYATTAANDHESSYACYYDERRETYLGDLYSVNWMEDSDAEDLTKETLLKQFKIVRTETNTSHVQQFGNKTLAHMKVIQFQGNKKTYRPPAPQVTNPPITEKDLTPSPDVPLAILKRKLMFSNDIRAARALLAEISSHLKVKEILAETMRHIVEKVTGSMLKTEEVLNNRSELSQHGCYKAAVNHYKRSCFNWHKPEFEYALRHLYALVNLCERGYPAESILMAMDAVCPFSK; encoded by the exons ATGCGTCAGTCCGTGCTGCTCGCGCTGCTCGGCCTCAGCGTCGGGCTGGTTCTCGGGTATCCCGCTCCGGAGGAGCCGGACTCTGGGAAGCACTGGGTGGTTATCGTGGCCGGCTCCAACGGCTGGTACAACTACAGGCACCAG GCCGACGTCTGCCATGCCTACCAGATTGTCCACAGGAATGGCATCCCGGACGAGCAGATTGTGGTCATGATGTACGATGACTTGGCACAAAACCAGGA AAACCCCACCCCTGGAATATTGATCAACAAGCCCAACGGCAGCGATGTGTACAAGGGAGTGCTTAAAGACTACGTCGGGGAT GATGTGACCCCAGAAAACTTCTTGGCGGTTCTGAAGGGAGACGCCTCGGCAGTCAAAGGTGGTTCTGGAAAGGTGTTGAAGAG CGGCCCCAACGATCATGTGTTTGTGTACTTCACTGACCACGGGGCTCCTGGAATTCTGGCTTTCCCCGACGATGAT CTCCACGTTGAAGACCTCCAAAGCGCCATCCAGTACATGCATCAGAAGAAGATGTACAAAAAG aTGGTGTTTTATATCGAAGCGTGTGAGTCTGGGTCGATGATGACGAAACTGCCTGATAACATCGATG tgtacGCCACCACTGCAGCCAACGATCACGAGTCTTCATACGCCTGTTACTATGACGAGAGAAGGGAAACCTACCTGGGCGACTTGTACAGCGTTAACTGGATGGAGGACTCTGACGCG GAGGACCTGACTAAGGAAACTCTATTGAAGCAGTTTAAAATTGTGAGGACCGAAACCAACACCAGCCACGTCCAGCAGTTCGGCAACAAG ACTTTGGCCCACATGAAGGTCATCCAGTTTCaggggaacaaaaaaacatacaggCCACCTGCTCCTCAGGTGACCAACCCACCAATCACAGAGAAGGACCTGACCCCGAGCCCCGACGTCCCCCTGGCCATCCTGAAGAGGAAGCTCATGTTCTCCAATGACATCAGAGCGGCGAGGGCCCTGCTGGCGGAGATCAGCTCCCACCTCAAG GTCAAGGAGATTTTGGCTGAGACCATGCGCCACATCGTGGAGAAGGTGACCGGCAGCATGCTGAAGACGGAGGAGGTTCTGAACAACAGATCCGAACTCTCCCAGCACGGCTGCTACAAGGCCGCCGTCAACCACTACAAACGCAGCTGCTTCAACTGGCACAAGCCTGAG tttgagtaTGCGCTGAGGCATCTGTATGCTCTGGTGAACCTGTGTGAAAGGGGATACCCTGCTGAGAG CATCCTCATGGCCATGGACGCTGTGTGTCCCTTCAGCAAGTAA